One Paraburkholderia flagellata genomic window carries:
- a CDS encoding hydrolase codes for MSNPKLEVLTPQNSQLIIIDQQPQMAFGVQSIDRQVLKNNVVALAKAAKVFNIPTTITTVETESFSGYTYPEVLDVFPDHKLLERTSMNSWDDQKVRDALKANGRKKVIVAGLWTEVCNTTFALCAMLEGDYEIYMVADASGGTSKDAHDFAMQRMVQAGVVPVTWQQVMLEWQRDWAHRETYDAVMAIAKEHSGAYGMGVDYAYTMVHKTAQRTAVPHELLAAVPAK; via the coding sequence ATGAGCAATCCTAAACTTGAAGTCCTCACCCCGCAGAACAGCCAGCTGATCATCATCGATCAACAACCGCAGATGGCCTTTGGCGTGCAGTCGATCGACCGCCAGGTGTTGAAGAACAACGTCGTTGCGCTAGCCAAGGCGGCCAAGGTATTCAATATCCCGACCACGATCACCACCGTCGAAACGGAAAGCTTTTCGGGCTATACGTATCCCGAAGTGCTCGACGTGTTTCCGGACCACAAGCTGCTTGAGCGTACGTCCATGAATTCGTGGGACGACCAGAAGGTTCGTGACGCGCTCAAGGCGAACGGACGCAAGAAGGTGATCGTGGCGGGCCTGTGGACGGAAGTCTGCAATACGACGTTTGCGCTGTGCGCCATGCTCGAAGGCGACTACGAAATCTACATGGTGGCCGATGCGTCGGGCGGGACGTCGAAGGATGCGCACGACTTCGCGATGCAGCGCATGGTTCAAGCCGGCGTCGTGCCCGTCACGTGGCAACAGGTCATGCTCGAGTGGCAGCGCGACTGGGCCCACCGCGAAACGTACGACGCGGTCATGGCGATTGCGAAGGAGCATTCGGGCGCATACGGCATGGGCGTCGACTATGCGTACACGATGGTCCATAAGACTGCGCAACGCACGGCTGTGCCGCACGAATTGCTCGCGGCGGTGCCGGCGAAGTAA
- a CDS encoding XapX domain-containing protein, producing MKPYILSLLAGVLIGVVYYAISVQSPAPPTIALIGLLGMLAGEQILPLARRMLSGLKPGAAWREAKCSQHMFGSLPGAHVADAAAKDQQTS from the coding sequence ATGAAACCCTATATTCTTTCGCTGCTCGCCGGCGTTCTTATCGGTGTCGTCTATTACGCGATTAGCGTGCAGTCGCCCGCGCCGCCCACGATCGCGCTGATTGGACTGCTCGGTATGCTGGCCGGCGAGCAGATCCTTCCGCTCGCGCGCCGGATGCTCTCGGGCCTCAAGCCGGGTGCGGCCTGGCGTGAAGCAAAGTGCAGCCAGCACATGTTCGGCTCGCTACCGGGCGCTCACGTAGCCGACGCCGCGGCAAAAGATCAGCAAACGTCGTGA
- a CDS encoding cation:proton antiporter produces MNNVELFHYLLLLICGAGALTWLAERVSIPPAVVLLLGGCVIAVAGKRVPDMDPDLLLAAVLPPLLMSSSFYTAWKEFRQELGTITSLVLGAVTFTTVAVAVAVRAFNPDLPWAACFTLGAIVSPPDAVAAKAILQRHPLPARLVAVLEGESLVNDASGLLLYQMAVSAALAATITVASATGLFFALTLIGVAVGLACGQAMCWVLPRLRDPMLGIVVTFLMAWASYGIAEAVHGSGVLSVVTCGLVLGVRQHRVFDADMRIKAKATWEAIVFALDALVFILIGLALHGILAGVHHESTVLAAGLRVALPATAAAIVARLVWVFAAVWLPSRLRARRAGGQPWSFAEAVVLGWAGMRGVVSLAAAIALPGNFPGRDLIVFSTFLLIIATLVVQGGSLAPLIRLLKLRPAARHTMSEHEARAQTFGASLAALDDIGKRVSGVERATLERLRAEYRIRVSANQDAHTSGVERVEDRARFLRVELELVGVSRATLLDLHRVGKVDDAVLHRIESELDLEELRLLRLLEP; encoded by the coding sequence ATGAATAACGTCGAGCTATTTCATTACCTCCTGCTGCTGATCTGCGGTGCGGGCGCGCTCACCTGGCTCGCCGAGCGCGTCTCAATCCCGCCTGCCGTCGTGCTCCTGCTGGGCGGCTGCGTAATTGCGGTCGCTGGCAAGCGCGTTCCCGACATGGATCCCGACTTGCTGCTCGCGGCCGTGCTGCCGCCGCTGCTGATGTCGAGTTCGTTCTATACGGCATGGAAGGAATTCAGGCAGGAACTCGGCACCATTACCTCGCTCGTGCTCGGTGCGGTCACGTTCACAACCGTTGCCGTTGCCGTCGCGGTGCGCGCCTTCAATCCGGACCTGCCGTGGGCTGCATGCTTCACGCTTGGCGCGATCGTCTCGCCACCCGATGCGGTCGCCGCGAAGGCGATCCTCCAGCGCCATCCACTGCCCGCAAGACTCGTGGCTGTGCTCGAAGGCGAGAGCCTCGTGAACGACGCATCGGGGCTGCTGCTCTATCAGATGGCGGTTTCCGCCGCGCTCGCGGCCACGATCACCGTCGCGAGCGCAACGGGGCTGTTCTTTGCGCTGACGCTGATCGGCGTCGCGGTCGGTCTCGCGTGCGGCCAAGCCATGTGCTGGGTGCTGCCGCGTCTGCGCGATCCGATGCTCGGCATCGTCGTGACCTTCCTGATGGCATGGGCGAGTTATGGCATCGCCGAGGCCGTGCACGGCTCAGGCGTGCTCTCGGTGGTGACCTGCGGTCTCGTGCTCGGCGTGCGCCAGCACCGCGTCTTCGACGCCGACATGCGCATCAAGGCCAAGGCGACCTGGGAAGCGATCGTGTTCGCACTCGATGCGCTCGTCTTCATCCTGATCGGCCTCGCGCTCCATGGCATTCTCGCGGGCGTGCATCACGAAAGCACCGTGCTGGCGGCCGGGTTGCGCGTCGCGTTGCCCGCGACAGCGGCGGCAATCGTCGCGCGCCTCGTCTGGGTGTTCGCTGCGGTCTGGCTGCCGAGCCGGTTGCGCGCAAGACGCGCGGGTGGTCAGCCATGGTCGTTCGCGGAGGCCGTCGTGCTGGGATGGGCCGGCATGCGAGGTGTCGTGAGTCTTGCCGCCGCGATTGCGTTGCCGGGCAATTTCCCGGGCCGCGACCTGATCGTGTTCAGCACTTTCCTGCTCATCATCGCGACGCTCGTCGTGCAGGGCGGTAGTCTTGCGCCACTCATCCGGCTGCTGAAGCTGCGCCCGGCCGCGCGTCACACCATGTCCGAGCACGAGGCGCGCGCGCAAACGTTCGGTGCGTCCCTTGCCGCACTCGACGATATCGGCAAGCGCGTGTCCGGTGTCGAACGCGCAACCCTCGAGCGGCTGCGCGCCGAATACCGGATCCGCGTGAGCGCGAACCAGGACGCGCACACGTCAGGCGTTGAACGGGTCGAGGATCGCGCGCGCTTCCTGCGCGTCGAGCTCGAACTCGTCGGCGTGTCGCGCGCGACGCTGCTCGACCTGCACCGCGTCGGCAAGGTCGACGATGCGGTCTTGCATCGCATCGAATCCGAACTCGATCTCGAGGAGTTGCGTTTGCTTCGCCTGCTCGAACCATAA
- a CDS encoding FAD-dependent oxidoreductase: protein MIDADDTSTSTQSPESEHPFSSLEHRRHQMFPRLSSAEIHSASRFARRKAFKAGEMIFETGRVAEGLHILLSGRVRIDSRDAQGSTTLITEHRDGHFMGEMVQLTGKPSLVDAIALTDCDTLVLKPEQLRSLIVADAQLGEHIMRALILRRLGLIEQGLGPIIVGFGDDARLVRLQGFLRRNAYPAAVIDARNDSEAVRFLAGLTSKPEDFPLVFCPDGTVLRAPDEVELATRLGLVPTFCASQCYDIAIVGAGPAGLAAAVYAASEGLSVVVFDRRAPGGQAGASARIENYLGFPTGITGQALAARAFQQALKFGAHVAIPTAVERIERTSGKFALALSDRQCVRARAVVVASGAAYRRPSVPGFEDFEGRGIYYWASPIEARLVRGQDIVLIGGGNSAGQAIVFLANFARSVRVLIRRQNLEATMSRYLIDRIGALHNVLICADCALESLEASNGSLERIQIRHRDAGCESIETRHLFLFIGADPKSDWLTSIGVQLDEHGFVMTGPSDSGNRTGCLPLETNVPGLFAIGDVRSGAAKRVASAVGDGAAVVGQIHAWLSRCAEKSNDS from the coding sequence ATGATCGACGCAGACGATACGAGCACAAGCACGCAGTCACCCGAATCCGAACACCCGTTTTCGTCGCTGGAACATCGGCGGCACCAGATGTTTCCCCGCCTTTCCAGCGCGGAGATCCATAGCGCGAGCCGCTTTGCACGCCGCAAGGCGTTCAAGGCCGGGGAGATGATCTTCGAAACCGGGCGTGTGGCAGAAGGGTTGCATATCCTGCTGAGCGGCCGCGTCCGAATCGACTCACGCGACGCACAGGGGAGCACGACGCTCATCACCGAGCATCGCGACGGGCATTTCATGGGCGAGATGGTGCAGCTCACCGGCAAGCCGTCCCTCGTCGACGCCATCGCGCTAACCGACTGCGACACACTCGTGCTAAAGCCCGAGCAGTTGCGCTCGCTCATCGTCGCGGACGCACAGCTCGGCGAGCACATCATGCGGGCGTTGATCCTGAGGCGTCTTGGCCTCATCGAGCAGGGACTCGGGCCCATTATCGTCGGCTTTGGCGATGACGCGCGTCTTGTCCGGCTGCAAGGCTTCCTGCGGCGCAACGCGTATCCCGCAGCCGTAATCGATGCGCGCAACGATTCGGAAGCCGTACGGTTTCTTGCCGGGCTCACTTCGAAGCCCGAAGATTTCCCCCTTGTCTTTTGCCCGGACGGAACGGTCCTGCGCGCGCCGGATGAAGTGGAACTCGCCACGCGGCTTGGCCTAGTGCCGACTTTCTGTGCTTCGCAGTGCTACGACATCGCGATCGTCGGAGCCGGGCCGGCAGGTCTCGCGGCGGCGGTTTACGCCGCATCGGAAGGGCTATCGGTGGTGGTGTTCGATCGGCGTGCGCCGGGTGGCCAGGCTGGCGCGAGCGCACGCATCGAGAATTATCTGGGCTTTCCGACGGGCATCACGGGGCAGGCGCTCGCGGCGCGCGCATTCCAGCAGGCGCTGAAGTTCGGCGCCCACGTCGCCATTCCGACTGCGGTCGAGCGTATCGAGCGCACGTCCGGCAAGTTCGCGCTAGCGCTTTCCGATCGGCAATGCGTTCGGGCGCGCGCAGTCGTGGTGGCGAGCGGAGCGGCGTACCGGAGGCCTTCCGTGCCAGGCTTCGAGGATTTCGAAGGCAGAGGCATCTACTACTGGGCGTCACCCATCGAAGCGCGTCTCGTGCGAGGCCAGGACATCGTGCTGATCGGCGGCGGCAATTCGGCGGGGCAGGCTATCGTGTTTCTCGCCAACTTCGCAAGAAGCGTACGCGTGCTGATTCGACGGCAGAATCTCGAAGCCACGATGTCGCGCTACCTGATCGACCGCATCGGCGCCCTGCATAATGTTTTGATTTGCGCGGACTGCGCTCTCGAATCGCTGGAGGCGAGCAACGGAAGTCTCGAGCGCATTCAGATCCGGCACCGGGACGCGGGCTGCGAGAGCATCGAGACCCGGCATCTTTTCCTGTTCATCGGCGCCGACCCAAAATCCGACTGGCTGACATCTATCGGCGTACAACTGGACGAGCACGGATTTGTCATGACCGGTCCGTCCGACTCTGGCAACCGCACGGGCTGCCTCCCCCTCGAGACGAACGTGCCAGGGCTCTTCGCCATTGGCGATGTGCGCTCGGGCGCGGCGAAACGCGTGGCCTCGGCGGTAGGCGATGGCGCGGCGGTAGTAGGGCAGATACATGCCTGGCTCAGCCGGTGCGCGGAGAAAAGCAACGATTCCTGA
- a CDS encoding MBL fold metallo-hydrolase, protein MLAACAIYLAPALCFLFLLVQSAHAAAPEVRTQGPGFYRMMLGSYEVTTLLDGTHDFPVDTVMTNVTRDQVNHDLASDDLSMPVQGSINAFLINTGSQLILIDTGAGVLYGDCCGRLLANLRAAGYRPEQVDLVLLTHMHKDHVGGVNLNGKAAFPNAVVRASRREADYWLDARNKGAAPAFLSSFFDAAAQSVAPYVATGRFQPFDGDAVVAPGIHALAAPGHTPGHTAYVVQSGNQTLLVWGDVIHVASIQLRDPAATVEYDSDASAAQQTRYDLLALAANQHYVVGAAHIAFPGLGHVRPDGGGYRWIPLNYDADPAKHAAP, encoded by the coding sequence ATGCTCGCTGCGTGCGCGATTTACCTCGCGCCGGCACTGTGTTTCCTGTTCTTGCTCGTCCAGTCCGCGCATGCGGCGGCGCCGGAAGTGCGTACCCAGGGCCCGGGCTTCTACCGGATGATGCTGGGTTCGTACGAGGTCACCACCCTCCTCGACGGTACACACGACTTTCCCGTCGACACCGTCATGACGAACGTAACGCGCGACCAGGTCAACCACGATCTGGCAAGCGACGATCTTTCGATGCCCGTGCAGGGGTCCATCAATGCGTTTCTCATCAATACGGGCAGTCAGCTCATCCTGATCGACACGGGCGCGGGCGTGCTCTACGGCGACTGTTGCGGCCGCCTGCTCGCCAACCTGCGGGCAGCGGGCTATCGGCCGGAACAGGTCGACCTGGTACTGCTCACGCATATGCACAAGGATCACGTGGGCGGCGTCAATCTGAACGGGAAGGCGGCCTTCCCCAACGCCGTCGTGCGGGCGTCACGCCGTGAAGCTGACTATTGGCTCGACGCGCGCAACAAGGGCGCAGCGCCGGCCTTCCTCAGTTCGTTCTTCGACGCGGCAGCGCAATCGGTTGCGCCGTACGTCGCCACAGGGCGCTTCCAGCCGTTCGACGGCGACGCCGTGGTTGCACCCGGCATCCACGCGCTCGCGGCGCCTGGCCATACGCCGGGCCACACGGCCTACGTCGTGCAAAGCGGAAATCAAACGTTGCTCGTGTGGGGCGACGTGATCCACGTTGCTTCGATCCAGCTGCGCGATCCGGCCGCCACGGTCGAGTACGACTCGGACGCTTCCGCCGCCCAGCAAACCCGCTACGACCTGCTGGCATTGGCCGCGAATCAGCATTACGTGGTCGGGGCCGCTCACATCGCGTTTCCCGGTCTCGGGCACGTTCGCCCGGACGGCGGCGGATATAGATGGATTCCGCTGAACTACGACGCGGATCCCGCGAAGCACGCGGCACCCTAG
- a CDS encoding LysR family transcriptional regulator has translation MDKLLALNTLLEVADAGGFAKAAQRLGVATSSVTRLMDALEAALGTALLTRTPRRVSLTEAGTAYVEQVSRILDDLAEADESVLDSGAAPAGALRITVPSVYNRIVLAPHLAAYLREYPRVALDVVVADHFVDLAVERIDVAVRIGLPSGDPNLIVKKLAGNPRIVVASHEYLERAGMPRHPGEIAQHECVRIAYGGSYRAHQAWTFSRGDVEEKANVRGRLISNNLDMLLEAALAGQGLALLPAWLVNDHVRAGRLMHCLADWSVTPHNGDAVAYAAYLPNRRHSTKVRALLQFLEARVRQEAG, from the coding sequence ATGGACAAGCTACTCGCGCTCAACACCCTCCTCGAAGTCGCCGACGCCGGCGGTTTCGCCAAGGCCGCCCAGCGTCTTGGCGTGGCGACGTCGTCGGTCACGCGGCTGATGGACGCCCTCGAGGCCGCGCTCGGCACGGCGCTGCTTACGCGAACGCCCCGCCGCGTCAGCCTGACCGAAGCGGGCACTGCGTACGTGGAGCAGGTCTCCAGGATCCTCGACGACCTCGCCGAGGCCGACGAGAGCGTGCTCGACAGCGGCGCCGCGCCGGCCGGCGCGCTGCGCATCACAGTGCCGTCCGTCTATAACCGCATCGTGCTCGCGCCGCATCTCGCGGCGTATCTGCGCGAGTATCCGCGCGTCGCCCTGGATGTCGTGGTCGCCGATCATTTCGTAGACCTTGCTGTCGAGCGCATCGACGTCGCGGTGAGAATCGGACTGCCGTCGGGGGATCCCAATCTCATCGTCAAGAAGCTGGCCGGGAACCCGCGCATCGTCGTCGCGAGCCACGAGTATCTCGAACGCGCGGGCATGCCCCGGCATCCCGGCGAAATCGCGCAGCACGAATGCGTGCGCATCGCGTATGGCGGTAGTTATCGCGCGCACCAGGCCTGGACGTTCTCGCGCGGCGATGTCGAAGAGAAGGCGAACGTGCGTGGGCGGCTCATTTCCAATAACCTCGACATGCTGCTGGAAGCGGCGCTGGCCGGCCAGGGACTGGCACTCCTGCCCGCGTGGCTCGTGAACGACCATGTCCGCGCGGGCCGCCTGATGCACTGCCTTGCCGACTGGAGCGTGACGCCGCACAACGGCGACGCCGTCGCTTATGCCGCGTATCTTCCCAACCGGCGTCATTCGACCAAGGTGCGTGCATTACTGCAATTTCTCGAGGCGCGGGTGAGGCAGGAAGCGGGCTAG
- a CDS encoding MFS transporter has translation MPTPSSTLGHKTQAIKLTQGLIALFAFSCGAIVANLYYAQPITELIGPSLHMSAGSASLIVSLTQIGYALGLFFIVPLGDLLENRKLMITTALVSIASLAAASLVHSPGWFLALSLLIGFSSVAVQILIPLAAHLAPDHARGRIVGTIMSGLLLGILLARPLSSVVADHFGWRFVFAAAAVLMALVTAILALTIPRRQPEHQASYFELIGSLLHLVRTMPVLRHRALYQGLMFASFSLFWTAVPIELTRHYGLSQSAIAVFALVGAIGATSAPVAGRLADAGHSVRATFIALIAAALAYTPALIHPAFGVYGLVVTGIVLDFAVQMNMVLGQREIYALHAASRGRLNALYMTSIFVGGALGSALASTLYEHGGWTLIAVVALAFPLVSFVHFLLVGRPHARASASTL, from the coding sequence ATGCCCACGCCCTCGAGCACGCTTGGCCACAAGACGCAGGCAATCAAGCTCACCCAGGGACTCATCGCGTTGTTCGCATTCAGTTGCGGTGCGATTGTCGCCAACCTGTACTACGCGCAGCCGATCACCGAACTGATCGGCCCGTCGCTGCACATGTCCGCCGGTTCTGCGAGCCTGATCGTCTCGCTCACGCAGATCGGCTACGCGCTCGGCCTGTTCTTCATCGTGCCGCTCGGCGATCTGCTCGAAAACCGCAAGCTCATGATCACGACGGCCCTCGTGTCGATTGCGAGCCTCGCGGCGGCCTCGCTCGTGCACTCCCCGGGCTGGTTCCTCGCCCTTTCGCTGCTGATCGGCTTCAGCTCCGTTGCCGTGCAGATCCTCATTCCACTAGCGGCGCACCTCGCGCCCGATCATGCGCGCGGCCGCATCGTCGGTACGATCATGAGCGGCCTGCTGCTGGGCATCCTGCTCGCGCGCCCGCTCTCGAGCGTCGTCGCCGACCATTTCGGCTGGCGCTTCGTGTTCGCCGCCGCCGCCGTGCTCATGGCGCTGGTCACAGCCATCCTCGCGCTGACCATTCCGCGCCGCCAGCCCGAGCACCAGGCGTCCTATTTCGAACTCATCGGTTCGCTGCTGCATCTCGTGCGCACCATGCCCGTGCTACGCCACCGAGCCCTCTATCAAGGGCTGATGTTCGCCTCGTTCAGCCTGTTCTGGACCGCCGTGCCCATCGAGCTCACGCGCCACTACGGCCTCTCGCAGTCGGCCATCGCAGTCTTCGCGCTGGTCGGCGCCATCGGCGCGACGTCCGCGCCGGTCGCCGGTCGCCTTGCCGACGCGGGCCACTCCGTGCGGGCCACGTTCATCGCCCTGATCGCTGCCGCGCTGGCCTACACGCCCGCGCTGATTCATCCGGCGTTCGGCGTGTACGGTCTTGTCGTCACGGGCATCGTGCTGGACTTCGCCGTACAGATGAACATGGTCCTCGGGCAGCGGGAAATCTATGCGCTTCACGCGGCGAGCCGCGGCCGCCTCAACGCGCTCTACATGACGAGCATCTTCGTCGGTGGCGCGCTCGGCTCGGCGCTGGCAAGCACGCTGTACGAACATGGTGGCTGGACGCTCATCGCGGTCGTCGCGCTAGCTTTCCCGCTCGTCTCGTTCGTCCACTTTCTGCTCGTCGGCCGCCCGCATGCGCGCGCGAGCGCAAGCACGCTTTGA
- a CDS encoding c-type cytochrome, producing the protein MNRRRLWIGAAAIIVAGLAAAVAIMYKPPIAPITPPSPDSFDAQLKREGARVVALGDCIVCHTAKDGRPFAGGLPLATPFGTIYATNITPDPQTGIGAWSEAAFARAVRHGISRDGHLLYPAFPYVHFTRMSDHDIAAAYAYLMSREPVQASAPANQLIFPLNFRPPVAFWNLLFLRAGPREADAAQDAQWNRGKLLVDGLGHCASCHSPLNAIGGEKAGRAFDGGVVDGWEAPPLNALDSAAKPWTKTQLVAYLRTGRASEHGAAAGPMLPVTRDLASVPEEDVEAIATYILSLQKGAPREASPAVRVTAREATPAEQRGAVLFNASCAQCHGPGSPMQTIGERPTLAFSTAVNSGTPRNAVQMILNGITWHGADTMNYMPAFMGVYDDRQIADLVAYVRGTYSTRPAWPDAEPLVAQLRKEDSAR; encoded by the coding sequence ATGAACCGCAGACGACTCTGGATCGGTGCGGCGGCAATCATCGTCGCGGGCCTGGCGGCCGCCGTGGCCATCATGTACAAACCGCCCATCGCGCCGATCACGCCGCCATCGCCGGACAGCTTCGATGCGCAGCTCAAGCGCGAGGGCGCGCGCGTGGTCGCGCTCGGCGACTGCATTGTCTGCCACACGGCGAAGGACGGCCGCCCGTTTGCGGGCGGCTTGCCGCTCGCCACGCCGTTCGGCACGATCTACGCGACCAACATCACGCCCGACCCGCAAACGGGCATCGGCGCGTGGTCCGAGGCCGCCTTTGCACGCGCCGTGCGGCACGGAATCTCGCGGGACGGGCATCTGCTCTATCCCGCGTTTCCGTATGTGCATTTCACCCGCATGTCCGACCACGACATCGCCGCGGCTTATGCTTACCTGATGAGCCGCGAACCGGTTCAGGCGAGCGCACCGGCCAACCAGTTAATTTTTCCGCTGAACTTCAGGCCGCCGGTGGCTTTCTGGAACCTGCTGTTCCTGCGCGCAGGTCCCCGCGAGGCGGACGCTGCACAGGACGCGCAGTGGAATCGCGGCAAGCTGCTCGTGGATGGTCTCGGACACTGCGCCTCGTGCCATTCGCCCCTGAACGCCATCGGCGGTGAGAAAGCGGGCCGCGCATTCGACGGCGGCGTGGTGGACGGCTGGGAAGCGCCTCCGCTCAACGCGCTCGACAGCGCGGCGAAGCCGTGGACGAAGACGCAGCTCGTCGCCTACCTGCGCACCGGACGCGCCTCGGAGCATGGCGCCGCCGCGGGCCCGATGCTGCCGGTCACGCGCGACCTCGCGAGCGTGCCGGAGGAAGACGTCGAGGCGATTGCCACCTACATCCTCTCACTCCAGAAGGGTGCGCCGCGTGAAGCCTCGCCTGCGGTGCGCGTCACGGCACGCGAGGCCACGCCCGCCGAACAGCGTGGCGCCGTGCTCTTCAACGCCTCCTGCGCGCAATGCCACGGCCCGGGCTCGCCGATGCAGACGATCGGCGAGCGCCCGACGCTCGCGTTCAGCACGGCTGTCAACTCGGGCACGCCGCGCAACGCCGTGCAGATGATCCTGAATGGCATCACCTGGCACGGCGCGGACACGATGAACTACATGCCCGCGTTCATGGGCGTCTACGACGACCGGCAAATCGCCGACCTCGTCGCCTACGTGCGCGGCACCTACTCGACACGACCCGCCTGGCCCGACGCCGAACCCCTCGTCGCCCAACTCAGAAAGGAGGACAGTGCGCGATGA
- a CDS encoding (2Fe-2S)-binding protein produces the protein MISLNVNGVQHSLDIDPSTPLLYALRNDLKLHGAKFGCGLGQCGACTVIVDGEATFSCLVPVSAIGMRPVRTLESLGSATHPGALQQSFIKHQAAQCGYCIAGMIMRAQALLDRNPHPTEQELRAQMEPNLCRCGTHMRILAAIRDVAGLAAPQAGAPAAHPITAAKTAS, from the coding sequence ATGATTTCACTGAATGTAAACGGCGTCCAGCATTCGCTCGACATCGACCCCTCCACGCCGCTGCTCTATGCGCTGCGCAACGATCTCAAGCTGCATGGCGCGAAGTTCGGCTGCGGGCTCGGTCAATGCGGCGCGTGCACGGTCATCGTGGACGGCGAGGCGACCTTCTCCTGCCTCGTGCCCGTCAGCGCGATCGGCATGCGGCCGGTTCGCACGCTCGAAAGCCTGGGCAGCGCAACGCATCCGGGCGCGCTGCAGCAGTCGTTCATCAAGCATCAGGCGGCGCAGTGCGGCTATTGCATCGCGGGCATGATCATGCGCGCGCAGGCACTGCTGGATCGCAACCCGCATCCCACGGAGCAGGAGTTGCGCGCGCAGATGGAGCCGAACCTGTGCCGTTGCGGCACGCACATGCGCATTCTCGCCGCCATCCGCGACGTCGCGGGCCTGGCCGCGCCTCAGGCGGGCGCCCCGGCCGCGCATCCCATCACTGCTGCGAAGACCGCATCATGA